The Spea bombifrons isolate aSpeBom1 chromosome 4, aSpeBom1.2.pri, whole genome shotgun sequence genome segment CTGCTTCATAGCAAATAACCTTAACTGTTTACAAGATAAATGATGGCCACAATATGTgcttatatgctgtatataccATGTGACTGGAACCTTTTAATGTTCATGCTGTATTGTATCTCCATGTCTACTAAACCGTTCTCAGATTAAGAGTTTGGTTATATGGCTTTTGTATGAAATACGGAATATTTCAAGTTTTATATGCTtatcttttaatgttttattgttattattatagtagTACTAGATgctaacagattgtaagatcaGGCCCATCTTCTGTATGCTTATATGTGCTCATgttattgtttaattttgtaTCTTCTTAATGTTTACATTAATTGTGTATTCTCGTTGTAATACTGCTACAAAATCTGTTGCTGTTGCatacacaaaatgtaacaataatgtaATAACAGAGTGTTTTCATCTTCTGTGTATTTTCCCCAGTCATTTGGCTAGTGTAGTTGTAGAACAGATAATGTTACAGCACACAGAGTGATCATTTTCTACTAGAGAGAAAGTACATTTGGTGAAGaggatacctttattggctaactgacacataatggattgcaagcttttgagacaatctaggtctcttcttcatatattatacctgaagaagagacctatgGCTCTCTTTCCATGGCTAACACAGTACAACTCTCTACATTTGCTACTAATGAatgatttattcaaataaagtaAAGGCTACTGAGGTTAAGATTCTTCACTCACTATGCTCAAGGTCATCgtttttaaactctttttgGATTTAGAAACTTATTATTGGCCATCTATTGTATTTGTTAATCATAATGTTAAATCCTTTATTGATTGATACTGTTTATTATGCTGTTTGGAACTAACCTGTGCCTTTAACATCTAAGGAATGGAAAACCAGGCTTCAGAAGAATGTTCAGCCAATGGCAAGAACACCATTATAAAAGAGGAGGTAATTCGCTTTCAAGTGGATTCCGTTCTATACTATTATCCTGTGTTTTGAGCAAAGTGCCACCTGTGACATTTCTGATGTCATACTGATTGAGAGGCTTTATAAAGTGGGAATAGAGTCGGATCACTGTAAAGAGTCTGAATTGTGTATTTTAACATAAACCAATCCAGCTGATTCATTGTTTTAGCCTTCTAATAAGAATTTTTCAGGGAGCAGTAACAATGTCTGGTTGTCATAGCAACCCCTGCAAGCCACATTACCTCCGAGGAATGCAACCCAAGTATTCAAAACTTTCAACCTGCATATGCAGATTAGCTCATTACCACCACATATGAATATCTAAAACacacagatttttaaaaaatatttttgattacaATATTGAGATCATTTAAAACATCTCATCTTATAATTTAATTGTTAGCGCTTTTGAGTAATCTATAGGTCAAACTAAACAGTTCTGATcttatttaaagatatataatCCAGACATATACTCTGTTgtaggcattctttagttattagaGATAAATAAACAAGACTTCTGTCTCAtgtaactcccccccccccagctgcctctactaaAAGCAGCGGGCATACCACAGTACGCTAGCGAACAGGGCCACCTCtgcacctaatgtatcggtttgtcttagtctgtcaattctcgtcttgtcataccccttgaatatatttattgtattaagcactgcgtaaatttccggtgctatataaaaaaaagatgatgatAATGTTTCTTGGATGTGTTTAGTAGAACGCCTATTCTAGCAGCACGTCTGAACACCTTTTTACTAGCATACATGCAATTGTGGCTGTCGCTTCAATTAGTTCCATGGGCGAGAACTAGAGAATTCATTCTCCCGCTGGCATGTAGTAAAATAGACTCCCACTTgccttaataaaatgaatttgggGGGATTTTGCTGCAACTTTATCCAACTCTGAGATGAGTGTTCTAGTCTAGGGCAGCTGGAAAATTAGAGATAAAAGTCAAAAATCAGGCTTTAATGGTAGCTATTTGTAAGAAAAgttccctgttttttttgtatggggGTGGGCTTACTGATAGGGAAGTTTAATGTAACTTATTTACTATACTGTAAATTACTGGCCTTCCTAATACCTTTTAATTTGCTTCATGTTAGACACTTGTGAAAGGAAAGTGGGTGCAGCTCCAGGAAACTACATATGCGGATCATGATGGAAAGACCAGGTTCGTTTTGTATTATATCTGTACCCTTTGCCTAACCCTTTATGGAAGAACACTTGACTGGTTAGCCTTGTGATTTTACTTGGCCGCCTTTAAAATCTGTCGATTCGCTGAGGTTtcttttgcaattattttaaattcctAAAATACATGGAGGTTTTTGTATCATGCCTTAAAGTATGTCATTCCTATGAATGAGATCCATACATTGATGTCATGTGCTTGCCAAGACCCTTATGTAATTATCACAGCTCTATGAGTGTTACATTGATTATAAACTATTGAGTTAATCAGCAGTGACATTTCAGTTTTCTACTTGCACGCTTGTTATTCTCTGTGTTAAGTTGTTTGCTGTGACTCTAGTTAAGGGAATAAACCAGAAGTCTGTATAGATAGCAAGGCCAGGATGTAAACATTAACCTGACTGTGTTAGCCCTGAATAAAACGTGGGGAGTAAAActgttttaatttaacaaatatatatatatatatatatatatatatatatatatatatatatgtgtgtattgtatatattgtatttctttctCTTGTTATAATTATTAACATAAAAGTTTCTGTAAGAACAAGGCAACCTCTCTTCTATTAAAATTGCTTACTTTGTTTGCACCTTTTTAACAGAACTTGGGAAACAGTAAAACGTACAACACGGGCCACATGTAATGCAGCTGatggtaaggtttttttttttgtttttttttaataaaacttttgTACGGTTGATTTATTCATCATTATGCATTGACTCCAGTCACATACAATATCAGACTATATGTAATCCAGTCGATTGTGACTTGCTACTTTTATGATATTTTGTACGCAGTACTGATACCAGGGGCAGAAcgacacacattttatatagatatctatggcaatatttttatttatattttatctagATATCTATggcaatatttttaacaaaaaatctttttttggtttcaGCCGTTTATCATTCTGTAAATTGGTGCAGACAACAATTGTAACGGAGTTGCTTTAGTTTTGACACTTTTACCCACAGCccttaaatataaacaaaacatattcatgtaacaaaaaaaaaacatttggcaaGCATGCTCTGTGAGAAATTGGGTTTTCATTCATGTTCCCAGACCCATGCCTTCTCTGTTTTGTACTGGAATAACTGATGCTGCGCAACTAAAAGTATTGTGCCTCCAAATGTTGTGTGTGCGCAAACGTGCAGTTAAAGATAAATATCACCTTGCGCACAGTGCCAAAAAATACATCCTTAAACGGACTATCATACGAGATCATGTGCTAGTATTCTAGTATTTCACCGTGTATCATCCTGCGGGGTAATGATCTCAAATCAGAAAAACAATCTCAGGTCAGTACCATATATATCACTTTGGGATCAGGAGAAGCAACTGAACTCTAGAAGTACTGATGAGGATGGGAATGTCATACAAAGAATTCCAGAATTCATTAATGGGATGGGCCATATAGAAGCCATCCTGTTGGTGTGCATAGATTTGTTTTTTgcaattaagtattttttttttattatttttttttctttcttcacttGTCTCTGTATGTTCTGTTTCAGGTGTAGCAATAATACCTGTTCTACAGAGGACTCTTCACTATGAATGTATTGTGCTTGTTAAGCAGTTCCGACCACCTTTGGGCTGTCACTGCTTGGAGTTCCCTGCAGGTTAGTAGAGAAAAATGGAGCTATCTGAATAAGAGTTGTTTGTATCTGTACATTGAATGATCAGCCATTTGTACACCGAATGTTGCCCAATATAGGGAGAGCTTTCTCCAAGTCCATTGTTTTTCTCCTTTGGGTTCTCCCCAAGTGCACAGCGGAACCAGACATGGACCTTCTTGCTCGCTGTGCCAAGTTTAGACTGTCCCAATTGAGTATTTACCAAAGGGCAGGTGTTGGCTGAACAGATACTTACCTTTTTGTTGAAGTCCAGTGCttagccaaatatttttttcttatttaattgcattctgcCTTTTGCTCATTGTAGAGTACATTgctaaataattaaaagtataTGTATTGAGGAcctggtgttttttatttataccacTAGTGTTTGTCTCCAGCCGGTAGATGACACATTGGTAAAGggctatatgtatgtatgtaatggtTTGGCCTCTTAAATACAAGTGACACAAGTGCAGTAATGGAATGAAGGTATGTAGTGTATGTTTTGTTGACTCTTCCTGGGGGTTGTCACCATTTCAGGACTTATTGATGAAAATGAAACTGCTCAGCAAGCAGCTCTGCGGGAGCTGGAGGAGGAGACCGGCTATAAGGGAGAAGTCATGGAGTGCTCTCCAGGTGGGTCCAAGCTGGTTCATAACATGTCACGGTTTTCTTCTCCACTgttaaaaagcattatttttgaTGTacaaatttctaaaaaaaatttacGTTTTAACACTGTTAATACGTTTGACAGAGGTCTTTAATTACAATATTTGAATGGGCAGCTGAAAATCTGTACTATAATTAAtggatatatacatatttgggaATGCTGCATCTATGATGGCATATATATACTAGAAAAAAAGGTCTTAGCTATTCTATACActttaaattagtttattttttgtaatactcCAGCGTAATTTGCAATGTCAGAGTAGTGGTGCCTATACTGCCTTAGTGaaaatgattttttcatttttttattgtatgtgtattCTTGCTATAGTGGCTTGTCTGGATCCTGGATTGTCAAATTGCACAACACACATAGTAACCGTGCACATAAATGGTGACGATCCTGCCAACAACAAGCCTAAACCAAAGCTCGGTAAGTTCATGCAATAAGTTGATGAGCATTAATTGCCCTGCTGTTCGACCC includes the following:
- the NUDT5 gene encoding ADP-sugar pyrophosphatase, producing MENQASEECSANGKNTIIKEETLVKGKWVQLQETTYADHDGKTRTWETVKRTTRATCNAADGVAIIPVLQRTLHYECIVLVKQFRPPLGCHCLEFPAGLIDENETAQQAALRELEEETGYKGEVMECSPVACLDPGLSNCTTHIVTVHINGDDPANNKPKPKLADGGMSYYYFNIYI